In the bacterium genome, TGCCCCTCGCTCGCGAGGCGGCGCGACAGCACGACGTGGCCGTCGAGGATCGAGCGCGCCGTGTCGGCGATGGGCTCGTTCATGTCGTCGCCTTCGACCAGCACCGTGTAGAGCCCCGTGATGCTGCCGCGCGGCGCCCGGCCCGCGCGCTCGAGGAGCTTCGGCAGGAGCGCGAACACCGACGGCGTGTAGCCGCGCGACGCCGGCGGCTCGCCGACCGACAGCCCGACCTCGCGCTGCGCCATCGCGACCCGCGTGAGCGAGTCCATCATGAGCAGCACGTCGCGCCCCTGGTCGCGGAAGTACTCGGCGATCGCGCTCGCGAGGAAGGCGCCGCGGATGCGCACCAGCGGCGGCTGGTCGGACGTCGCCGCCACCACGATCGAGCGCCCGAGGGCGTCGCCGAGGTCGCGCTCGATGAACTCGCGCACCTCGCGACCGCGCTCGCCGACCAGGGCGATGACGTTCACCTCCGCCTTGGTGTAGCGCGCCATCATGCCGAGGAGCGCGCTCTTGCCGACGCCGGAGCCCGCGAAGATGCCGAGACGCTGGCCGCGGCCGCAGGTGAGCAGCGCGTTGACGGCGCGGATGCCGAGGTCGAGCGGCTCGCGGATCGGCGAGCGGTCGAGCGGGTTGAGCGGCGCGCCGTAGAGCGGGTACTCGACGCCGCTGGCGAGCGCCGGCCCGCGGTCGAGCGGCTCGCCGAGCCCGTCGACGATGCGCCCGAGGAGGTCGTCGCCGACGTGGACGACGGGCCGCTCGCGCACCAGCGTCACCCGGCTGCCGGGTGCGACGCCGGCGAGGTCGCCGAGCGGCATCAAGAGCACGCGCCCCGAGCGGAAGCCGACCACCTCGGCCGGGATCGGCCGCGCGCCGTCGCCGCCGATCTCGCACAGCGACCCCACGGGCGCGCCCGGCCCGGTGGCCTCGACGACGAGCCCGATGACGTCGGTGACGCGGCCGGAGACGCGCACGGGGTTCAGGATCGCCAGCTCGCGCTGGGCGCGGGAGAAGTCGAGCTCGACCACGGCTCAGCCCCCCATCCGCACGAGCGCGCGCTCCGCCACCGCGAGCTGCGTCTCGACGCCGATGTCGACCTCGCCGTAGCGGCTCTCGACGATGCAGCCGCCGGGTGGGAGGGCGGGGTCGTCGACGATCTGCATCTCCTTCACGTCCTCGAGCTGCGCCTTCAGCTCGGGCGCGTGCTCGAGCAGCCAGGCCGCGAGCGCCGGGGGCACCCGGATCAGGATGCGCTCGCGGTCGACCGCCTGGCGCACCGCCGCGCGCAGCATCGCCATCCAGATCTCCGGCCGCTCCTGGAGCTCCTGCTGCACGACCTTGCGCGCCACGCCGAGGGCGACCAGCAGGAGCTCGCGCTCGTAGCGGCTGCGCAGCTGTGCCTGGAAGCGTGCGAGGCTTTCGAGCGACTCGGCGAGCGTGCGGTGCCCGGCGTCGATCTCGGCTGCGAGCTCCGCACGGGCTTGCGCGAAGCCGGCCTGCCACGCGGGATGGTCCTCCACGCGGTCGATCGGCGCGGACTCGGCGTCGCCCGGCTCGGCGCCCGCCGCCGCACCCTCCGGCGCCGCCGGCGGCCGCTCGGGCGCCGGCGCGGGTCCGCCGCCCACGAACGGCCGGAAGCCGCCTGCGTCCCCGCCGCCGCCGACCAGCGGCGCGAAGCCGGGCGGCTCAGACGAGGGCATCGTCCCCTCCGCCGCCGAGCTGGATCTTCTGCTCCTCGGCCAGCCGGCGCGCGACGGTGATGATGTTGGCCTGCGCCTTCTCGACGTCCTTCAGGCGCACCGGGCCCATCGTGCCCATGTCCTCCTGGAGGATCTCGGCGGCGCGCGCGGAGATGTTGCGGAAGATCTTCTCCTGCATGGTCGGGCTCGCGGTCTTCAGCGCCAGCATGAGGTCCTCGCGCGCGACCTCCTTCAGCAGCGTCTGCATGCCGCGGTTGTCGAGCCGGGCCAGGTCCTCGAAGGTCAGCATGAGGTTGCGGATCTGCTCCGCGACGTCGGGGACGGAGTCGTCGAGCTCGCTGAAGACGCGCGACTCCACCGCCTTGTCGACCAGGTTCATGATGTCGGCTGCGAGCTTCGTGCCGCCCAGCCCGCCCCCGCTCTTGCCGCTCGACGTCGCCGCCGCGCCGCCGAGGCTCTGCACCTGGCCCAGGATCACCGCGCCCACCTCGGCCAGCAGCTCGGGCTCGACGCTCTTCAGCTCCGAGATGCGGCGCACCACGTCCGCGTGCAGCTCCTCCCCGAGCAGGTTAAGGACGTCCGCCGCCTGGCGCGGCACGAGGTGGCCGAGCACCATCGCGATCACCTGCGGGTGCTCGGTCCCGAGCACCTTCGCGATGACCGCGGGCGACACGCCCTCGAGCTTCGCGCCGAGCGAGGGGCTGCCCTCGCCCTCCTTCGCGCGCGCGAGCTCGCGCATCGCCTCCTCCTGCGCCCCGCGGCTGGTGGGAGCGAGCGCCTGGATCAGCTGGCGCACGAAGGTCTCGCCGTCGACGAGGAAGCCGGAGCGGCTGGTGAGCCAGCGCCACGCCTCCTCGTGCACGGCCGCGGCCTCGGGCCGCGGGATGGAGCGCGTGCGCGCCATCGCCGCCGACAGCGCCCGCACCTCGCCTTCGCCGAGGTGCTTCATGACCTCGCGCGCGGCGTCGGGGCCGAGCGTCAAGAGGAGGATGGCGGCCTTTTCGATGCCGACGGCGGGTCCGGGGAGCCGCGGCGGGCGTGGCGTGAGGGCGGTCTCGCTCATGGTCAGGCGGTCCGGGTCTCCTGGTCTTCCTGGAGCCATTCGCGCACGAGCTGCGCCGCGCGCTCGGGATGCTGCTGGGTGAGCATCAGGTTCTCCTGCGTGAGGGCCGTCATCGCCGCGGTGACGTCGCCGCCGCGCAGCGCCTGCACGGCCGGGCTGTCGCGCCGCACGGCCAGCGCCAGCAGCAGCGGCCGCACGACGTAGAGCAGCGCGAAGGCCACGAAGGCGACGCCGAGGAGCCGCGTCAGCACGGCGGGCATCCAGCGTCCGACCGCCGACAAGACGCCGCTGCCCGTGGCCTCCGGCGCCTCCTGGAACGGGGCGCTCATCACCTGGATCTGGTCGCCGCGCTCCTCGTTGAAGCCGACGGCGCTCTTCACCAGCTCGGTGTAGCGGTCGAGCTCCTCCTGCGGCCGCGGCTGGAAGGTCCGCGTGCCGTTCTCCTCGGTGTAGGTGCCGTCGACCACCACCGCGACCGACAGGCGCTCGAGCGCGCCGACCGGGGCGATCGTCCGCGACACCATCTTCGAGATCTCGTAGGTGACCGACTGCTCGCGGCGCTCCGTGGTCGGGCCCGACGGCACGTTGGTCTCGACGACCTCGTTCGTCAGGTTCGACTGCGTGCCCGGCACGCCGCCCGTCGGCGGCGCGCCGACGGTCTCCTCGCGGCGCTGCTGCTCCGTCTTGAGGACCGCGCCGTCGGGGTCGAAGCGCTCCTCGGTGCGCTCGGCGCGCGCGAAGTCGAGCTTCGCCGCTACCCGCGCGACCACGGCGCCCCGGCCGACGATGGCGCCGAGCAGGCTCTCGACGCGCTCCTCGGTGCCACGCTCCATGGCGCGCTGGTAGTCGAGCGCGGTGCCCGACGCCGCGCCGTCGTCGAGCCCGGCGCCGCGGTCCGGCGTCAGCATGCGGCCCGCCTCGTCGACGACGGTGACGCCGTCCGGGTCCATCCCCTCGACGCTCGCCGCGACCAGGTTCACGATGCCGTCGATCTGCGCCCGCGACAGCGCGCGCCCGGGCGCGAGCTTCACGACCACCGACGCCGACGGCCGCCGGTCCTGGGAGACGAACAGCGAGCGCTCCGGCAGTGCCAGGTGCACGCGCGCCGAGTCGACGCCGCCCAGCTCCGAGATGGTCCGCGCGAGCTCGCCCTGGAGCGCACGCTGGTAGTTGAGGTGCTGGAGGAAGTCCGTCTGCCCGAGCGTCTGGCGGTCGAAGAGCTCGAAGCCGACGCCGCCGCCCTCGGGCAGCCCGCGGCTGGCGAGCGCCAGGCGCAGCTCGTAGAGGCGCTCGCCCGGGACGAGGATCGCGCGGCCGCCGTCGTCGAGCTGGTAGTCGACCTTCTCGTCGCGCAGCGCCTGGACGATGCGGCCCGCGTCGTCCTGCGACAGGTTGGTGAACAGCGGCCGGTAGAGCGGCCGCTGCACCCACCAGGCGAGGCCGAGCACGAGGAGCACCGACGCCACGCCGACGCCGACGATGGCGATACGGCGTGCGGGCGGGAGCGCGACGAAGAAGTCGCGGACGTTCTCGAGGAGCTGCTGGACGCGTGCGTTCATCGCTTACACCTGCATGCGCACGATCTCCTGGTAGGCCTCCACGATCTTGTTGCGGACCTGCATCATGAGGCGGAAGGAGAGATCGGCCTTCTCGAGGGCGATCATGGTGTCGTGCAGCGTCGTGGGGCCGCCGCTCGCGAGATCGGTGATCGCGACGTCGGCCTGCTGCTGGAGCGAGTTGACCTGGGTGAGCGAATCCTCGAGCAGCTGCCCGAAGGTCTGCCCTCCCGCCTCGGCGAGCCCGAGGCCCTTCCCGAGGTTCTTCTTGTAGTCCGGCCCCTCGATGGTCGGGGGAAGGCCCGGAACGAGACGGGTGGGCTCCATCGTGCCTCCTAGCCGGCGATCGACAGCGCGGCCTCACCGAGCCGCTTGGTCGCCGTCACCACCTGGATGTTGGCCTCGTAGGCGCGCGTCGCGGCCTGGAGGTCCACCATCTCGAGCAGCGGGTTCAC is a window encoding:
- the fliG gene encoding flagellar motor switch protein FliG, translating into MSETALTPRPPRLPGPAVGIEKAAILLLTLGPDAAREVMKHLGEGEVRALSAAMARTRSIPRPEAAAVHEEAWRWLTSRSGFLVDGETFVRQLIQALAPTSRGAQEEAMRELARAKEGEGSPSLGAKLEGVSPAVIAKVLGTEHPQVIAMVLGHLVPRQAADVLNLLGEELHADVVRRISELKSVEPELLAEVGAVILGQVQSLGGAAATSSGKSGGGLGGTKLAADIMNLVDKAVESRVFSELDDSVPDVAEQIRNLMLTFEDLARLDNRGMQTLLKEVAREDLMLALKTASPTMQEKIFRNISARAAEILQEDMGTMGPVRLKDVEKAQANIITVARRLAEEQKIQLGGGGDDALV
- the fliF gene encoding flagellar M-ring protein FliF; its protein translation is MNARVQQLLENVRDFFVALPPARRIAIVGVGVASVLLVLGLAWWVQRPLYRPLFTNLSQDDAGRIVQALRDEKVDYQLDDGGRAILVPGERLYELRLALASRGLPEGGGVGFELFDRQTLGQTDFLQHLNYQRALQGELARTISELGGVDSARVHLALPERSLFVSQDRRPSASVVVKLAPGRALSRAQIDGIVNLVAASVEGMDPDGVTVVDEAGRMLTPDRGAGLDDGAASGTALDYQRAMERGTEERVESLLGAIVGRGAVVARVAAKLDFARAERTEERFDPDGAVLKTEQQRREETVGAPPTGGVPGTQSNLTNEVVETNVPSGPTTERREQSVTYEISKMVSRTIAPVGALERLSVAVVVDGTYTEENGTRTFQPRPQEELDRYTELVKSAVGFNEERGDQIQVMSAPFQEAPEATGSGVLSAVGRWMPAVLTRLLGVAFVAFALLYVVRPLLLALAVRRDSPAVQALRGGDVTAAMTALTQENLMLTQQHPERAAQLVREWLQEDQETRTA
- a CDS encoding FliI/YscN family ATPase encodes the protein MVELDFSRAQRELAILNPVRVSGRVTDVIGLVVEATGPGAPVGSLCEIGGDGARPIPAEVVGFRSGRVLLMPLGDLAGVAPGSRVTLVRERPVVHVGDDLLGRIVDGLGEPLDRGPALASGVEYPLYGAPLNPLDRSPIREPLDLGIRAVNALLTCGRGQRLGIFAGSGVGKSALLGMMARYTKAEVNVIALVGERGREVREFIERDLGDALGRSIVVAATSDQPPLVRIRGAFLASAIAEYFRDQGRDVLLMMDSLTRVAMAQREVGLSVGEPPASRGYTPSVFALLPKLLERAGRAPRGSITGLYTVLVEGDDMNEPIADTARSILDGHVVLSRRLASEGHYPAIDVLSSISRVMLDVVPAAQLAHAQRVRALLSTYRDAEDLIQIGAYTRGASAAIDEAITRLPEIQGFLRQAIAEPASLDEATAALTSLVGGVVR
- the fliE gene encoding flagellar hook-basal body complex protein FliE, producing MEPTRLVPGLPPTIEGPDYKKNLGKGLGLAEAGGQTFGQLLEDSLTQVNSLQQQADVAITDLASGGPTTLHDTMIALEKADLSFRLMMQVRNKIVEAYQEIVRMQV